Proteins encoded by one window of Bacteroidia bacterium:
- a CDS encoding protein phosphatase 2C domain-containing protein — protein sequence MELKTTIIQASIRGDKHEAIPNQDYINVFENDEFLITTVSDGLGSSKNSLEGAQIACKSVIDEIQNFQLSSELQFLSNKIKERWKKEIESISSIISDYRTTNSFIAVFKKEKKIIVGQIGDVLVSLRMDGLFRYLETTSKDFSNETVCLGSGRDENFKLALFEFGHTFDFLIATDGIADELQTEKIETLHDYFKNKFQNIEVSRRNDALKCDLEEFLNEKNNDDKSMIFIWSNKN from the coding sequence AAGCTATTCCCAATCAAGACTATATAAACGTCTTTGAGAATGATGAATTTCTGATAACCACAGTTTCAGATGGATTAGGTTCATCTAAAAATTCGTTAGAAGGAGCACAAATTGCTTGTAAGAGTGTAATTGATGAAATACAAAATTTTCAACTTTCGTCTGAACTTCAATTCCTCAGTAATAAGATAAAAGAAAGGTGGAAAAAGGAAATAGAATCAATTTCCAGCATTATAAGTGATTATCGAACTACCAACTCCTTTATAGCTGTTTTCAAAAAGGAAAAGAAAATAATTGTTGGTCAGATAGGTGATGTTCTGGTTTCGCTTAGAATGGATGGTTTATTCCGCTATTTAGAAACAACAAGTAAAGATTTCTCTAATGAGACCGTTTGCCTTGGTTCTGGTAGAGATGAAAATTTCAAACTGGCCTTATTTGAATTTGGGCACACATTTGATTTTTTGATTGCAACTGATGGCATTGCTGACGAATTACAAACAGAAAAAATTGAAACATTGCATGACTATTTTAAAAATAAATTTCAAAATATTGAAGTATCAAGAAGAAATGATGCTTTAAAATGTGATTTAGAAGAATTCCTAAACGAAAAAAACAATGATGATAAATCAATGATTTTCATCTGGTCAAATAAAAATTAA
- a CDS encoding protein kinase, translating into MNVVDSKNISYEVLEKLGEGSQGVTYLLKDKKHIVKLFNQSFDDNTTKSKINFLINLGLDKKVFAVPLRQITQPKNGYVSEFASGMIPLSSLKLGTENTNLAEWYLSSGGLLKRYNVLIRLAALLRALHSKGLAYCDLSPNNVFISEKSESDNVFLIDLDNLRYKTSIVNNIYTPFYGAPEVISNNAPNTTMSDCFSFAVLAYELLTLNHPLIGDYVSEGEPELEEEALKGKLPWVDHSEDHTNERTTGLPSEKVMPEKLLNLFRKNFEEGLNNSLERPSMAEWFDMLNLALNELLRCGNINCNLRYPYNNSKNCNFCGQAPQKVTRIQMRRWEEIEYYDEKTHEVKQQFCLQPEVYDEILIDENTPKEIAAFNFLLTEIEPLAPLLKIEYLKEKDELKILLTPLNGVKFNISPRNGLSEGGKTILLDTPKKIRVVDATQQDKQKYMLHLKDLNTPQRVLTID; encoded by the coding sequence ATGAACGTAGTAGATTCAAAAAATATCAGTTACGAAGTGCTTGAAAAACTTGGTGAAGGTTCTCAAGGTGTCACCTATTTGCTAAAAGACAAAAAGCACATTGTTAAACTTTTCAACCAAAGTTTTGATGACAATACAACCAAATCCAAAATTAATTTCCTAATAAATTTAGGGTTAGATAAAAAAGTGTTTGCAGTTCCGTTAAGACAAATTACACAACCAAAGAATGGTTACGTATCTGAATTTGCATCTGGAATGATTCCCTTGTCATCATTAAAACTTGGAACAGAAAATACAAATCTTGCAGAATGGTATTTGTCATCAGGGGGTTTATTAAAAAGATACAATGTTCTTATTCGATTAGCAGCATTATTGAGAGCATTACACAGTAAGGGTCTCGCCTATTGTGATCTATCACCTAACAATGTTTTTATATCTGAAAAGTCTGAATCAGATAATGTTTTTTTAATTGACTTAGACAATCTCAGGTATAAAACAAGTATAGTAAATAACATCTACACCCCTTTCTATGGTGCACCTGAAGTTATTTCTAATAATGCTCCTAATACAACCATGTCCGACTGTTTTTCATTTGCTGTATTGGCTTATGAACTGCTCACATTAAACCACCCTTTAATTGGCGATTATGTTTCTGAAGGTGAACCAGAACTGGAAGAAGAAGCCTTAAAAGGTAAATTACCCTGGGTTGACCATTCTGAAGACCACACCAATGAAAGGACTACCGGCCTACCCTCAGAAAAAGTAATGCCCGAAAAACTCCTAAATCTTTTCAGGAAGAATTTTGAAGAAGGGCTAAATAATTCTCTTGAAAGACCAAGTATGGCAGAATGGTTTGACATGCTAAATCTTGCATTAAATGAGCTTCTGAGATGTGGTAACATCAATTGCAATCTTAGATACCCATACAACAATTCAAAAAATTGCAATTTCTGTGGACAAGCACCTCAAAAAGTGACTCGTATTCAAATGAGAAGATGGGAGGAAATTGAATATTATGATGAGAAAACACACGAAGTAAAACAGCAGTTCTGCTTACAACCGGAAGTTTATGATGAAATTTTAATTGATGAAAACACTCCAAAGGAAATTGCTGCCTTCAATTTTCTTTTAACCGAAATAGAGCCATTAGCTCCCCTTTTAAAAATTGAGTACTTGAAGGAAAAGGATGAATTAAAAATTTTACTTACACCATTAAATGGTGTAAAGTTCAATATAAGTCCCCGCAATGGGTTGTCTGAAGGTGGCAAAACCATTCTTCTTGACACCCCAAAGAAAATAAGGGTAGTTGATGCTACCCAACAGGACAAACAAAAATATATGCTTCACTTGAAAGACTTAAACACTCCACAAAGGGTGCTAACAATAGATTAA